From the Billgrantia sulfidoxydans genome, one window contains:
- a CDS encoding BCCT family transporter: MANHGGQRVFAASALIILALVAAGAGFPEAFAAAADTALGAVTRLFGWFYLFSVFGFVIFLLALALSKYGKVRLGPQDSTPSFSFFSWVSMLLAAGFGVGLVFYGMAEPMLHYVEPPYADVPAESTEAARYAIQYSYFNWGIHQWAAFSVVGLIIAYFQFRKGQAGLVSSVLSSIAAKYPRVRPYAPTLDVFAVVATVMGVATSLGLGVLQLNGGFNAVFGLPESGLWQFVILLAMFLAYMASTWSGLDKGIRRLSNLNMILCIGLMLYVLVTGPTVMILETITLGIGDYLQNFIGMSLRISPFSDNTWAANWTIFYWAWVIAWSPFVGTFVARVSRGRTIQEYVFGVLIVPPLLACLWIGVFGGAALHMELAGDAGLAAATEDNITVALFEMFELMPFTGVLSVIAMLLIFIFLVTSADSASYIVAQMTDNGSINPPLFKRVIWGVLIAAICLTLIVAGGLTGLQSAAVLSALPFTFILYGMIVVLVRELRADRQSMLTQLYRRHGETPVGADAFEAEALGEQERLRRAPNVINRRINRREGG; encoded by the coding sequence ATGGCCAATCACGGAGGGCAGCGGGTCTTTGCCGCATCGGCCCTGATCATCCTGGCGCTGGTGGCAGCCGGTGCCGGTTTTCCCGAGGCATTCGCTGCCGCCGCCGATACCGCGCTCGGCGCCGTCACGCGGCTGTTCGGCTGGTTCTACCTCTTCTCGGTATTCGGCTTCGTCATCTTCCTGCTGGCCCTGGCCCTCAGCAAGTACGGCAAGGTCCGCCTCGGGCCTCAGGACAGCACGCCGAGCTTCAGCTTCTTCTCCTGGGTCAGCATGCTGCTGGCGGCCGGCTTCGGCGTGGGGCTGGTGTTCTACGGCATGGCCGAGCCGATGCTGCACTACGTCGAGCCACCCTACGCCGATGTGCCCGCCGAGAGCACCGAGGCGGCGCGCTATGCCATCCAGTACAGCTACTTCAACTGGGGCATCCACCAATGGGCGGCCTTCTCGGTGGTGGGGCTGATCATCGCCTACTTCCAGTTCCGCAAGGGGCAGGCCGGGCTGGTCTCGTCGGTGCTGTCGTCGATCGCCGCCAAGTACCCGCGGGTGCGGCCCTATGCGCCGACCCTGGACGTGTTCGCCGTGGTGGCCACCGTCATGGGAGTGGCGACCTCGCTGGGGCTGGGCGTGCTGCAGCTCAATGGCGGCTTCAACGCCGTGTTCGGCCTGCCCGAGAGCGGACTGTGGCAGTTCGTCATCCTGCTCGCGATGTTCCTGGCCTACATGGCCTCGACCTGGTCGGGGCTGGACAAGGGCATCCGCCGGCTCTCCAACCTCAACATGATCCTGTGCATTGGGTTGATGCTCTACGTGCTGGTGACCGGCCCCACGGTGATGATCCTCGAGACCATCACCCTTGGCATCGGCGATTACCTGCAGAACTTCATCGGCATGAGCCTGCGTATCTCGCCGTTTTCCGACAACACCTGGGCGGCCAACTGGACCATCTTCTACTGGGCCTGGGTCATCGCCTGGTCGCCCTTCGTCGGTACCTTCGTGGCGCGCGTGTCGCGCGGGCGCACCATCCAGGAGTACGTCTTCGGCGTGCTGATCGTGCCGCCGCTGCTGGCCTGCCTGTGGATCGGCGTGTTCGGCGGCGCCGCCCTGCACATGGAGCTGGCCGGCGACGCCGGGCTGGCGGCGGCCACCGAGGACAACATCACCGTGGCGCTGTTCGAGATGTTCGAGCTCATGCCCTTCACCGGCGTGCTATCGGTGATCGCCATGCTGCTGATCTTCATCTTCCTGGTGACCTCGGCCGACTCCGCCTCCTACATCGTGGCGCAGATGACCGACAACGGTTCGATCAACCCACCGCTGTTCAAGCGGGTAATCTGGGGCGTGCTGATCGCCGCCATCTGTCTCACCCTGATCGTCGCCGGGGGGCTGACCGGGCTGCAGTCGGCGGCGGTACTCTCGGCGCTGCCCTTCACCTTCATCCTCTACGGCATGATCGTGGTGCTGGTCCGCGAGCTGCGCGCCGACCGCCAGTCCATGCTCACCCAGCTCTATCGCCGCCATGGCGAGACACCAGTGGGGGCCGACGCCTTCGAGGCCGAGGCGCTGGGGGAGCAGGAGCGTCTGCGGCGTGCGCCCAACGTGATCAATCGGCGCATCAATCGGCGCGAAGGCGGTTAG
- a CDS encoding LLM class flavin-dependent oxidoreductase: protein MSRLSDTPLSVLDLAPIRQGGTIADSFAESVALARLTERLGFTRYWLAEHHSLDGIASAATAVLIGHIAGATSRIRVGSGGIMLPNHPPLVIAEQFGTLETLYPGRIDLGLGRAPGSDAATMAALRRDPYAGAENFPELLAELQGFLDDEQPGQRVRAVPGQGTRVPLWLLGSSGYSAQLAAREGLPFAFAAQFAPGYLHEALRLYRDNFRPSARLERPYAMVGLPVIAAEDDARAEWLASTTRQKFLGMVRGRRTRSLPPVDTLDWTPMERVQVEQFLGAAVIGGPDTVREGLERFLEQTGADELMLNSDLYAHDDRLRSYEIVAEVWRQ from the coding sequence ATGTCCCGACTTTCCGATACCCCGCTTTCCGTGCTCGACCTGGCACCGATCCGCCAGGGCGGTACCATCGCCGACAGCTTTGCGGAGAGCGTGGCACTGGCACGGCTGACCGAACGCCTCGGCTTCACCCGCTACTGGCTGGCCGAGCACCACAGCCTCGACGGCATCGCCAGTGCCGCCACCGCGGTGCTGATCGGCCATATTGCCGGCGCCACCTCGCGCATCCGCGTGGGCAGCGGCGGCATCATGCTGCCCAACCACCCGCCGCTGGTCATCGCCGAGCAGTTCGGCACCCTGGAGACCCTCTACCCGGGCCGCATCGACCTGGGGCTGGGGCGCGCCCCTGGCTCCGACGCCGCCACCATGGCCGCGCTGCGCCGCGACCCCTACGCCGGGGCCGAGAACTTCCCCGAGCTGCTCGCCGAGCTGCAGGGCTTTCTCGACGACGAGCAACCCGGCCAGCGCGTGCGTGCGGTGCCCGGCCAGGGCACCCGGGTGCCGCTGTGGCTGCTCGGCTCCAGCGGCTACAGCGCCCAGCTCGCCGCCCGCGAGGGGCTGCCGTTCGCCTTCGCCGCCCAGTTCGCCCCGGGCTACCTGCACGAGGCGTTGCGCCTTTATCGCGACAACTTTCGCCCCTCGGCACGGCTCGAGCGCCCCTACGCCATGGTCGGGCTGCCGGTGATCGCCGCCGAGGACGACGCGCGCGCCGAGTGGCTTGCCTCTACCACCCGCCAGAAATTCCTCGGCATGGTGCGCGGCCGCCGTACCCGCTCGCTGCCGCCGGTCGATACCCTCGACTGGACGCCGATGGAGCGGGTCCAGGTGGAGCAGTTCCTCGGCGCGGCAGTGATCGGCGGGCCCGACACCGTGCGCGAGGGGCTCGAGCGCTTCCTCGAGCAGACCGGCGCCGACGAGCTGATGCTCAACAGCGACCTCTATGCCCACGACGACCGCCTGCGCAGCTACGAGATCGTCGCCGAGGTGTGGCGCCAATGA